From a region of the Daphnia magna isolate NIES linkage group LG1, ASM2063170v1.1, whole genome shotgun sequence genome:
- the LOC116924018 gene encoding magnetosome-associated protein MamJ isoform X5: protein MHLSIVLMINVAAVMFAKCNPIDSEIEMLEWLDNPNAYLRDFNQETEEREWLDDAFEHFNDVRHVNYAMARNQEELRSQMNEMEQHAAVDGSVMPVEEQKSEQDSQEEQKLEQNAMEQMNSEQSSVDGKYAEYVTYGYRYSRPTPPASIQVETKPEKIPVAENKADEIPVVLEQDQATERNPQPVFVEEQKAEPVPVEETKPEGVSVVPEQVLVDVPQPVQIPVVETKPEQFPVDAPQPGQVPLVEEKPEQVPVDGPQPIQVPAVETKPEQVLIEPKKPGDVSEVPEQVPVNVPQPVQIPLVETKPEQVPVAETEPVQIPSVETKPEQVPVAETEPVQVPVVETEPVQVPVAETEPVQVPVAETEPVQVPVAETEPVQIPLVTTKPEQVPVAETEPVQVPVAETEPVQVPVEQQKPNPSRPIDFEESGCFWSGTSPFCHGKCGTFYRAKIIDKTGDGRTCLTGNKKLCCPIPSNQLKSLIDLYKNL from the exons ATGCATTTATCAATCGTTTTG ATGATAAACGTGGCTGCCGTTATGTTTGCCAAATGTAATCCGATAGATTCTG AAATTGAAATGCTTGAGTGGCTTGATAATCCCAATGCTTACCTAAGGGATTTCAATCAAG AAACAGAAGAGCGTGAATGGCTTGATGATGCTTTTGAGCATTTCAACGATGTTCGCCATG TTAACTACGCAATGGCTAGGAATCAGGAAGAATTACGCTCACAGATGAACGAAATGGAACAACATGCCGCGGTGGACGGGAGTGTGATGCCAGTAGAGGAACAGAAATCCGAACAAGATTCTCAAGAAGAGCAGAAATTAGAACAAAATGCCATGGAACAAATGAATTCTGAACAATCTTCCGTAGATGGGAAATATGCGGAATACGTTACGTATGGGTATCGGTATAGTAGACCTACTCCTCCTGCATCTATCCAGGTGGAAACAAAACCAGAGAAGATTCCTGTAGCAGAAAATAAAGCGGATGAGATTCCAGTAGTACTGGAACAAGACCAAGCCACGGAGCGTAATCCCCAACCGGTTTTCGTAGAGGAGCAGAAAGCGGAACCGGTTCCAGTAGAGGAAACGAAACCCGAAGGCGTTTCGGTGGTACCGGAACAAGTTCTAGTAGATGTACCACAACCGGTGCAAATTCCAGTGGTGGAGACGAAACCCGAACAGTTTCCAGTAGATGCACCGCAACCGGGGCAAGTTCCATTGGTGGAAGAGAAACCCGAACAGGTTCCGGTAGATGGACCGCAACCGATACAAGTTCCAGCGGTGGAGACCAAACCGGAACAGGTTCTAATAGAACCAAAGAAACCTGGAGACGTCTCGGAGGTACCAGAACAAGTTCCAGTAAATGTACCGCAACCGGTACAAATTCCATTGGTGGAGACCAAACCCGAACAGGTTCCAGTAGCGGAGACGGAACCGGTACAAATTCCATCGGTGGAGACCAAACCCGAACAA GTTCCAGTAGCGGAGACGGAACCCGTACAGGTTCCAGTAGTGGAGACGGAACCCGTACAGGTTCCAGTAGCGGAGACGGAACCCGTACAGGTTCCAGTAGCGGAGACGGAACCCGTACAGGTTCCAGTAGCGGAGACGGAACCGGTACAAATTCCATTGGTGACGACCAAACCCGAACAAGTTCCAGTAGCGGAAACGGAACCCGTACAGGTTCCAGTAGCGGAGACGGAACCCGTACAGGTTCCAGTAGAACAACAGAAACCAAATCCCAGTCGCCCCATAG ATTTTGAGGAATCGGGATGCTTTTGGAGTGGGACATCGCCCTTCTGCCATGGCAAATGTGGAACTTTCTACAGAGCCAAAATCATAGACAAAACGGGCGACGGAAGAACGTGCCTCAcgggaaacaaaaaactgtGTTGTCCCATACCATCCAATCAATTGAAGAGCTTGATTGACCTGTACAAGAACCTGTAA